From a region of the Impatiens glandulifera chromosome 4, dImpGla2.1, whole genome shotgun sequence genome:
- the LOC124935059 gene encoding secreted RxLR effector protein 161-like, with protein MSYIDKVLKRYGMQDCKLGNTPVAKGDKFNLQQCPKGNLEIQEMHKIPYALAVGSLMYTQVYTRPDIAYIVGVLGRYLSNPGLDHWEATQRVMRYLKRTRSYMITYRRSDNLEIIGYSDSDFAGCQDSLRSTSDYAFLLAGGAIS; from the coding sequence ATGAGCTATATCGATAAAGTACTTAAAAGATATGGCATGCAAGATTGTAAATTAGGAAATACCCCGGTCGCTAAGGGAGACAAATTTAATCTTCAACAATGCCCTAAAGGAAATTTGGAAATTCAAGAAATGCATAAGATTCCATATGCTTTGGCAGTTGGAAGTCTAATGTATACTCAAGTTTATACGCGTCCAGATATTGCGTACATAGTTGGCGTATTAGGAAGATATTTAAGCAACCCAGGTTTGGATCACTGGGAGGCAACTCAAAGGGTTATGAGATATCTAAAGAGAACTAGAAGTTACATGATCACATATCGGAGGTCGGATAATCTTGAGATCATTGGGTATTCTGACTCTGATTTTGCAGGATGCCAAGATAGTTTAAGATCCACTTCGGACTATGCATTCTTGTTGGCTGGTGGAGCGATCTCTTAG